Part of the Anomaloglossus baeobatrachus isolate aAnoBae1 chromosome 1, aAnoBae1.hap1, whole genome shotgun sequence genome, cacaatacattttatggtgcattttgtcctgatacccttgtgggaaaaaaaagctacatggttgaaataacaaatttgtaataaaaaatgttcacggctgaacattctaaacttttgtgaatcctccaggggttcaaagtgttcactaaacatctagataaattccatgaggggtctagtttccaaaatggggtcactcgtGGGGGAgtgccattgtttaggcacctccgggggtctccaaacacaacatgacatctgctaatgattccagacaattttgcgcttgaaaagtcaaatgatgctccttgccttccgagccctgctgtgcgcccaaacaattactttccaccacacatgaggtatctgtgtactcaggagaaaatgcacaatacattttatgttgcaatttttcctgatacacttgtgaaaaaaaaactacctggttgaagtaacaatttcgtggtaaatttgttttttgttttttttcttcacggctcaaagttattaacttttgtgaagcctccaggggttcaaagtgtttactaaacatctagataaattccatgaggggtctaatttccaaaatggggtcacttgtgggggagcttcaatgtttaggcacctcaggggggtctccaaatgcaacatcgcatccgctaattattccagacaattttgctttcaaaaattcaaatgatgcgccttcccttccgagctctgccgtgcacccaaacaattgatttccaccacatatgagatatcggtgtactcagtagaaattgcacaatcaattttatggtgcattttttttcctgatatccttgtgtaaatgctaaattttatggctaaagtaacatttttgtgtgtaaaaaaatttcattttttccttccacattgctttggttgctgtggagctcctaaagggttaataaacttcttggatgtagttttgagcagtgtgaagggTGCAAATTTTAgactggggtcacttttgggtgttttttgtaaCCTAGacaaaattttgttgaaaaaattttgtaaattttgttggaaaaatgaaacatTGCtgatgaacccttctaacttcgtaacgaaaaaaaaatgtgtttagaaaattgcgctggtgtaaagtagacatgtgggaaatgttatttagtaactatttagtGTGACATCTCTCTCAGATTTACAGGCATAAAACTTCAAATTTTGAACTTtttaaaattttcgccaaatttccaaaattttcacaaacgcaaaacatatcgtcctaaatttactactgacatgaagtacaatatgtcacgaaaaaacaatctcagaatcaccaggatccgttgaagcgttccagagttataacctgtcaaagtgacactggtcagaattgcaaaaaatggcctggtctttaaggtgaaaacaggctgggggctgaaggggttaataaatgtgCAGTTGTAAGTTGTAagaaacctttaggctatgttcacacactgcgttttttacctgcgtttttggtccgtttttgctgcagaaatttcttgagaaattcttgtaacctttctgcagacattccccagcaaaacctatggcaaaaaaaattagctgtgcgcacactgcgtttttttcttaagaaaattctttcagtagattttcttaagaaaaagaatgagcatgtcacttcttttctgcagctaactgcgttatttgccatagataattggcacaataatgtagggagcaaccagcggtaaaaacgcaccgaaaacgcggcaaaaacgcaggtgcgtttttggtgcgttttttaacgcaggtgcactaatccttcactcttaagaaatttcttaagaaatttcttaagaaaaatcatttttctagtgtgaacatagccttattcttcTGGTAATATCCAAAGAAGTCCAATTCATCAAAATATAACATTTCGATCGTACAGTTAACGCTATATAAGAAAAAAAGGTTGACATTTTTCCTCCCACAAAGAACAAGCCCCCATACTGCTATGTCGATGGTAAAATAAagctatgaaagaaaaaaaaaaatggccaggtcGTTTTTAAAGgattagaaaaaaataaacattataCCTTGTAAATTttatattaatgaaaaaaaaaatctcatcttGAATTTCCACATCCTTAATTACATTATGGTGAAAAGACCCTCAAAAAATGATCATAACACATAGCAATGTCAAAACAACATTTCAGACGCACGTTGCGTCTCATCTTACGTCTTTTAAGCTCTTCAGGGCTGGAAAAACCTTGAAGCAATTAGAAGAAGTACCATGTTCATTCTTTGGGCCCTCTATCTACTTGAGAGGATAGAGCAAatcgccttaaaaaaaaaaaaacgaatgaaAAGTCACAGGAGATGTAGCTTCAAGATTTCACCTTGGAAAACTCATCTAATAATCTATCAATAACCttttgaagttttgttcatgccaATATTTTGCCTAATATAAAGCTATCATTCTTTTACTTGCTTTGTAATAAACACGCTAATTTCAGTACTCAGTTTCTGTATCTTGTTTACCACTTATAGGATCGAAAATCGCAAATTCCGGATCCAGTGTTTGAAGATGTTGAGGAAAAGTATTCCATTCCACCTGCTTTACGTCCAGAGAACATCTCAACTGCTGAGCCAGCTGACAAACGTGTTATAGTGGAACATGACTATTGCATTACAGACAGTCCAAAGGCTCTAAAAAAGAGGCTCGACGAAGCTTTAAGCAGCCTTCACAATGTGAAAAGAAGGCTGAAGATCACCCAACAGAAATTCAGGAGGCTGAAATTCAAGGTTCAGTCACTTGACTTACCCGAAGATTCTATGTAAAGACAATCGATCCCCTTTATCTTTCTCCTTACAAAGTGTACAAGTGCTTTGATACGCTGCTtcaactgtatgtactgtatacgcATCTGTTGACGAGCTCCACAGTAAGGCTATGTATATACAGAGTTTTATAATGTTTATTAATTTCATTTTTGTCGAAAGTTCTTGAAGAAAAATACGGAAAAATGGTATATAAATTTTAATATAAAGAGCCCTCATTAATAATGAAATCTCTGACGTTGGGTTGCAATTGTCGACCACAATTTTCATCTTTGTAAAGAAAGATAACACCATCATTTCATAGTGGACAAAATGTAGCTCACAAGTAAAGGCTATTTAAACCCCATTATTTAAGACTATTGCAGATTTTTACACAAACTGTCTATATAGTGTTTTCCAATATTGGAACCTGCACCTAATTAAGTCCAAAATGTGAATAGATGGAGAAGAGTGAAATATTTGTGCTTTCATGAGGGTATATGAACGTGTATGAAATCCTCCATGGCGTTTTGAGGActtgggggtactttgcacgctacgacatagctagccaatgctagcgatgccgagcgcgatagtccccgcccccgtcgcagatgcgatatcttgtgatggctgccatagcgaacattatcggtacggcagcttcacacggacttgcctgccctgcgacgtcgctctggccggcgacccaccttcttcctaagggggcgggtcgtgcggcgtcacagcgatgtcacacggtaggcggccaatagaagcggaggggcggagatgagcgggacgtaaacatcctgcccacctccttccttccgcatagccggtggacgcaggtaggagatgttcctcgctcctgcggcttcacacacagcgatgtgtgctgccgcaggaacaaggaacaacatcgtaccgatattatggaaataaccgacgctacacagatcgccgatttacgacgcttttgcgatcgtttatcggcgcatctatgctttacacgttgcgacatcgttactggtgccgcatatatgcgtcactttcgatttgaccccgacgatatcgcagtagcaatgtcgcagtgtgcaaagtaccccttagttttagcTGTTGAAAGTTTAGGAAATATCCATTAGGATGTAAAAATTTATGGCAACAAGTGGTTGTGAAAACATTTGGTAACTTGCAGTTTCGCTTCGTTTGCCAAAATGGGTGGAACAGGGCTGTGATGCCACAGATTAACATATTCATAAGCGTTGACCTCACTTAATCCAGACATCTAACTCTAGTCCTCAGTCAGGTGCCTCTGACCCTCATCAAcagtcttgatgaatcgggccctatttgtacattttttttatttttttttttatgtaactgTTCAAAACTTGGCAAATAGCCTTGTTGGCAAAAATGCTCTTTgtgttttagggtactttcacacttgcgttcagcgcagtccttcactatggagaatagcgcagtccgttaacgcactgcgctattctccatagacttgtatggacgacacactgtaacgcaagtgtcggcgttgcatccgctggacgacacagcgtcgtaattttgacgctgcgttgggcggaaggaacgcagcatgtaactttttttgagcggcggaaaccttttaTTTTTTACGGTGCAtgctccattatttttttttttattttttttttaaatcacagaaacttttattttgtttctcggtggccgaaagtttagctgagcgcccggccgccggcatgtgagagcgatcagctgatcgcccggctgccggctattgagagcgctcagctgatcgcccggctgccggctattgagagcgctcagctgatcgcccggctgccggctattgagagcgctcagctgatcgcccggctgccggctattgagagcgctcagctgagcgcccggctgccggctattgagagcgctcagctgagcgcccggccgccggctattgagagcgctcagctgagcgcccggccgctggcatgtgagagcgctcagctgagcgtccggctgccggcatgtgagagcgctcagctgatcgcccggccgccggcatgtgagagcgctcagctgagagccggcatgtgagagcgatcagctgagcgcccggtcgcCTGCATGTGAGAGCGCTTAGCTGATCTCCcgtccgccggcatgtgagagcgatcagctgagcgcccggccgccgggtgatcagctgatcgttcacaatagtctgctgctggtaaagctgtaaagaagaaaaaaaaataaaaataaaaaaaaaagctttccgttgttttgtattatCCATTGCATCcgctgtgccattatatgcaacgcatccgttgcatctgtcacacaacgcaatgcaacggatgccgttcaacgcaagtgtgaaactagcctaatgcagtaatgtgtctccatggtaagaCTACTTGAAATAAAACAAACAACACAATACAAAAGTATATGGCCTAAAATatcaatatttatttaaataatttaaaacagaaAAAATTAATCAAGGTAGTGATAGTACAGGATGAGAGGACTGGACAAAGAAATATGAAATAAACCCTATCTAAGCTGTAGAGGACAAATAGATAGTCATGTGACTGCCAAAGCAGACTACAtagtgtttgtagtctgttaccattgaTCTTAAAACGAAAAAATATCAACCTTTTTAATTAGGTCCAGTTGTTTCAATTTTCAATTTAACAACCTAACTCCAATGATGGAGCCAGATGCCACCGCCACCAAATATATTTGTTGTTAATAGACATTGCTGTGATGATCTAGTCCCTACGTTGAGCCCACCAGCCTGACTAAAGTAACTGTTGTTCTGTATAATTGTAGGGGTGGCAGTGCTACGGCTTAAGGTGTCCATCAGCGAGACTGCCTTTTACACCACCTATTAACCTACACCATGTCAGTAACACTGTATCCAGGCAATGTTCCATATTATCCACCATACAGACCTGATCAATTGTTTCCTCTAACACATTTCTTCAGCTAAATATCATCGAGACAGAACCCATTAGGAGCCACAGTGCATAATTCGTCCTGCTACTCTTGTCCACCATCGCATTACCAGTGAACACAGTGACCAGTTCCGTTAGAAGTCATAATTTCCGATCTCATAAACTTGCACCCATCATGTTTGATAAATTGTGGTATGAGTCAGACAATGAGCTCTTCATATTGTCAGCCCATATTTCTTTATTTCATCTGTCCATAGCATTCTGGAGAAAAAAATTCTATCTAGCAAGGTGTAATCCAGCCTTTCAATTCTTGAAAGTTGCCCATGGTTTGCATCTTAAACCTATACATTAAAGGGTCTCTAGATTTTGACCACCTTCTTTTAGACTGTTATTAACTAGATGTTTTTCTGAAGCCAGGAAATCCTTCATTATAGTTATGTTCCATAGTCTTCCAGGTGTTTTGGTGTTGCTGAGTTTGCCAATGCATTCCTTCTTTTTAGGAATTGTTTGCATTGACAACCACTCTGGACAGTATATTTAGACTTCCCATGCAAATCTGTCACTTGGAGCCAACTCCAGGCTTTGtatctcctttaaagggaatctgtcagcaggtttttgctacctcatctgagagcagcataatgtaggcaaagcgatcccgaatccaatgatgtatcacttagattactgggtgcagccattctgacacaatcagaatttttagatttagcatgtagtagagctgagggcTGCCCTGCCCACTCCAGGCTCTCTTTAGAGAGTGAACATTGACAGGGAGGTGTCAATCATAGGAGGGGGCGTGCCAGACTGCCGTGCGCGTTAcactgtagtccaagcaatgaagtGTAACATGCTGCTTAAGCAAACCTGCCAaattatgattattatttattattatagcgccatcaattccatggcgctttacatgtgaaaggggtgtacataatagggacaagtacaataatcataaacaatacaagacacagacaggtacaggaggagagatgtccctgcccgcgagggctcacagtctacaagagatagGTAAGGATTCAgtaagtgagggtagagctgattgtgcggcgctgtatcagagtgagcgttatggcaggttgtaggcttgtcggaagaggtgggtcttcaggttccttttgaagtttgccaaggtaggcgagagtctgatgtgttgtggcagagcattccagagtatgggggaggcacgggagaaatcttggatgcgttggtgggaagaggagatgagaggggagtagagaaggaaatcttgtgaggatcgacggttacgtgcaggtaagtaccgaaattaacagattggaccttgacaagagagGCTTACCTGAATtccatgttttaacccttgcagcatgcatagcaaaaacctgctaacagattccctttaatatgtcaTAATTAAAATTAGGTAACCTGTTACCGCAAACCATAAAAAGGTTCATCAGTCAAATGTTCAATATACTTTTCAGGCTGAGAATATGGAGGGACTATGTAATTCCTAAATTGTTAATTTAATATTTTTGTAAACTCCCTTGATTTAAATGTGAACGTGTACACTTAAGTCACATCTCAAAGGCTTTTGTTACATATCACTTGTATTGGTGTACATAggctgttataaaaaaaaaaaaacaaatctgccACTGTGCAGATATCCTGCtggactgtactgtatatatttttatagttctattttatttattttttttgtctttcctgctGCTTCATTAGTGACATTGTAATATTAGATGCAGTGTAGTAATTTAAAGAATCATTGCAAAGGTGGACAAAGCCTTTTAAAGCTGATTTGTTATTAGTGATGGTTTAATCTGATGGCTTTCAGTTTCCTTAATAAGGAATCTGTCAGCGAGATTTCACCCTTCTAATTATTTATTTGCGTTTTCATagtttgaattgatatgtaaatgaggctgtagatctgaagcctctgtcactccagctctattccctgcctctTCATCCTGCTTGTCTAACAGGatgtgctgtgtgacttcaggcaaaggagtcGCCGGTCAAGTAGGAGGAGGAGGCAGCGCTGGGcggtgaatagagctggagtgacacaaGCTCCAGATCTACAAAGAGTTCTTCACACCCATTTGCATATAAGTTAAAATTCTAATTTCTCAATAATGGaagaatggactggccatgtaaaggtattgctggacttgcctTTGAAAGTGCTACATGCACATAGTTTGGTGTGAAATCCTGccatcagattccctttaattttcatAGTTACAGTATAGTGCATTTGCTGCTAAATTAATTTGCAGACATCAGAGTTTATAACATCTGTATATGCTTACTGCCAGTGTTTTGAAATAAATATACATTCATAATGCATAACTGTTAATACACCTTTGAACAGTATATATTTTTGTGTGCCATGATTTACTCTTGGGCTCAATTTTTAATAATGTATTACATAATTCCAGGGGGACAACGAGAAGACAATCTCCCACCATATTCCTACATTTGTCTTTAGATTGAGTCTGGTACTGCGCCTCAGCCCAGTTCACTTGCTTAGGGGTAAGCTGCAGTACCGTACACTCTGCTATAAaattatacactggagatcaaaattagagcacaatgtatgatcacttgattttttcagaaataatgtaatctacattaatcAATATATttaagggttgttttttttttttgtttttttttaagggttACACCATGCCActcgaacagtgttttacaaaagatctaaAGTTCATCAACATTAAGcccttattttgcccaaaacgtgatgatcataattggaGAACAGCaataactgtagcacagagaaagattgtaACTACTGTaatttttctgaaggtaacaacagtcaccaatcagtaggaagtgtacaggcctttgctttgaatgataaCACCACATCTGTGACCACAGGACATCACTactctttcacactgctctggtgtgattttggtgcacttttcttccagtctcttccacagttctttgactgttgtgggtttcttggccataattgTGTCACCaaggatttctttgtcgctccattgggagacccagacaattggggtgtatagctatgcctccggaggccacacaaagtattacactaaaagtgtaaagcccctccccttctgcctatacaccccccgtgctcccacgggctcctcagttttcatgctttgtgcgaaggaggcagacatgcacgcatagctccacagcttagtcagcagcagctgctgactatgtcggatggaagaaaagagggcccataacagggcccccagcatgctcccttctcaccccactcttgtcggcggtgttgttaaggttgaggtatccattgcgggtacggaggctggagcccacatgctgttttccttccccatcccctttagggctctgggtgaagtgggatcctaatcggtctccagggactgagaccgtgctccatccacagctcctggggactctgctggataaggagccgagtatcgtcagggacaaggccctgctactttaaggtactctgtgtccccgtggggaccgcgcacagaaacactccagcattgctgggtgtgttagtgcgccggggaccgcagcgctgaccgcgcttgtgccatcacacactgcagcgtggctgggtgtgttagtttatggggactaccgcgctgaccgccgctgccatttttacactgcggcgcggctgggactgttagtgcgccggggactaccgcgccgaccgggcttatacgccggccgcgcttataactttagtccccggcttttgcggcctagtctcacttttttcccgcccccaggcctgccagtcaggggaagggcgggacgctgtacgagaggtcagcactgagggctggaacatgctttgcatactccacccccctcactgtgcacagtggggcaccagattcccgcactttctagggcacgcccacggccccctcctctcctcaggacgccggcagccattcctgtcagctcttctgacgctggagaggggagacaagctcggggagacccaggcagggattctggtgaccacacaaccgctttgagcgggcggtaagcagcacctgaggtgctggccccacttgtgcagaagtgtacttatagattatatgattataggctatactttacactgtatggtgcacggttgatttttggctatataccctcctggattgctcaggggagacaacagcatggcgtccacaagaagcaagggtgccaaagcacaggcttactatgctgcctgcgccgcatgtacggctatactaccggcaggttccactgaccctcattgtgtgcaatgctcggcccctgtagcacttactcagccggagcctctgctaagggtggcccaggaggaaccacctgctaacactgtccaggtgacagggacggagtttgcagtttttactgaaagacattctgagactatggctaagatactagaagctttgcagtccagaccggtatctcagaccatgggcactgtggaatcattgctccctggttcccctcagttggaacaacaatgtcctcccggggtgtctcatagatcccagggtgaggtctctgacacggaccgcagccccagaccgcctaagcgagctcgctgggaaattccctcgacatcatcacattgttcagggtctcagcgggaggactctctgtatgatgaagcggaggtagctgatcaggattctgatcctgaggccgctctcaatcttgatactcctgatggggacgccatagtgaatgatcttatcgcgtccatcaatcaaatgttggatatttctccctcagctcctccagtagaggagtcagcttctcagcaggagaaattccgtttcaggtttcccaagcgtacaacgagtatgtttctggaccactctgacttcagagaggcagtccagaaacaccgagcttgcccagataagcgtttttccaagcgccttaaggatacacgttatcccttcccccctgacgtggtcaagggctggactcagtgtcccaaggtggatcctccaatctccagactggcggctagatccatagttgcagttgaagatggggcttcactcaaggatgccactgacagacagatggagctctggttgaaatccatctatgaagctatcggcgcgtcttttgctccagcattcgcagccgtatgggcactccaagctatctcagcgggtcaagcgcaaattgacgcactcacacgtacgtctgcgccgcaagtggcgtccataacctctcaaacgtcggcatttgcgtcctacgctattaatgctgtcctggactctgcgagccgtacggcggttgcagccgacaattcggtggcaatacgcagggccttgtggctacgggaatggaaggcagattcggcttccaaaaagtgcttaaccggtttgccattttctagcgaccgtttgtttggtgagagattggatgaaatcatcaaacaatccaagggaaaggaaacatccttaccccaggccaaaccaaacataccccaacagaggaggggacagtcgaggtttcggtcctttcggggtgcgggcaggtcccaattctcctcgtccaaaaggcctcagaaggatcagaggaactccgattcatggcggtctaagtcacgccctaaaaagaccgccggaggtgccgctaccaaggcggcttcctcatgacttacggcctcctcacaccgcatcctcggtcggtggcaggctctcccgcttttgcgacacctggctgccacaggtaaaagaccgttgggtgagagacattctgtctcacggttacaggatagagttcagctctcgtcctccgactcgattcttcagaacatctccgcctcccgagcgagccgatgctcttctgcaggcggtgggcactctgaaggcagaaggagtggtggtcccggttcctcttcagcaacagggtcacggtttttactccaacctgtttgtggttccaaagaaggacgggtctttccgtcctgtcctggacctaaaactgctcaacaaacacgtaaagaccaggcggttccggatggaatccctccgctccgtcatcgcctcaatgtcccaaggagatttccttgcatcgatcgatatcaaagatgcttatctccacgtaccgattgctccagagcatcagcgcttcctgcgcttcgccatcggaga contains:
- the LOC142243656 gene encoding THAP domain-containing protein 2-like yields the protein MPACAAINCTSRQTRGCGKSFHRFPHGRPEILKMWVTNMRRDTFKPSCKAVLCSDHFEEFCFDRTGQTIRLRVDAVPTVFTFPWKIRKDRKSQIPDPVFEDVEEKYSIPPALRPENISTAEPADKRVIVEHDYCITDSPKALKKRLDEALSSLHNVKRRLKITQQKFRRLKFKVQSLDLPEDSM